In one window of Episyrphus balteatus chromosome 3, idEpiBalt1.1, whole genome shotgun sequence DNA:
- the LOC129914566 gene encoding phosphatidylglycerophosphatase and protein-tyrosine phosphatase 1-like, with the protein MAEMFARVSFYPSLLFNVVMEKTTSRNWFDRIDENIILGALPFRSMGDDLIKKENLKAVISMNESYELSVFSNDAIKWARLGVEFLQLPTTDFGSPSQENLFRGVEFINKFLAKDDRIPNLRTTPLPENFGTVYVHCKAGRTRSSTLVGCYLMMRNNWTPEQAVYHMKEVRPHIAIHRKNWDSLRTFYRNHVQKQS; encoded by the exons atggCT GAAATGTTTGCACGTGTCTCATTTTATCCATCGCTACTATTCAATGTTGTCATGGAGAAAACCACCTCGCGAAACTGGTTCGATCGCATcgatgaaaatattattttaggtgCTTTACCTTTTCGTTCGATGGGTGACGAT cttattaaaaaagaaaatctaaaaGCTGTCATTTCGATGAACGAAAGTTATGAGCTATCTGTCTTTTCGAATGATGCTATTAAATGGGCACGATTGGGAGTTGAATTTCTTCAATTGCCCACAACTGATTTTGGATCACCCAGTCAAGAGAATCTCTTTCGAGGTGTCGAATTCATTAATAAGTTTTTAGCCAAAGACGATAGAATACCAAATCTTCGCACAACTCCGTTGCCAGAGAATTTTGGAACAGTTTACGTTCACTGTAAAGCTGGACGAACACGTAGTTCTACACTTGTTGGATGTTATCTTATGATG agAAATAATTGGACACCAGAACAAGCTGTATATCATATGAAAGAAGTACGTCCTCATATTGCCATACATAGGAAAAATTGGGATTCCCTTAGAACTTTTTACAGAAATCACGTACAAAAGCAGTCTTGA
- the LOC129914921 gene encoding uncharacterized protein LOC129914921: protein MLKLGFFLLLTIVYLKSNVHCAGLIEVFEWKQMDYEEKGTTQIGGPNHQHNHQHHHMHNHHNHGKPRARPPTSAARPQSYIPYNNIPMGVSHHDGRLIIAVPRRRLGIPSTLNYIDLKTVGSNRSPKLRAYPDFATNQFRMTPNSNQIISVYRTEIDVCNRLWFIDTGNLELPNNNTQIQRPSIWVIDLKTNKKVARFEIPESIVLSGTGFPSITVDVERTACDKAFAYIPDIYSYGLYVYSLEQNHMWSFSHHFLHFDPTQGHFNVGGQDFEWTDGIFSIALGNKNPDGFRTAYFHPLASSTEFTVSTEVLRNESNAARSSHGQDFKILGSRGLAKQTTTHEFDPETGIIFYAEVMTNGVGCWNTKTTDFSANNHGIVAQDPETMIYPSDVTIDQEGTLWVMTNSMPIWIYSTMDPNIVNFRIWKQNVKDAAANTVCEVQKSNIFHYAYAFVLKEMLKFVFVLILATVCLKIDVHCIGLTEVFEWKQIEYEHLGNFDTQPDSYIPYNNVPMGVNHFNGKLFITVPRRRLGIPSTLNYIDLKTIGLNRSPKLRPYPDMETNQLTDTPDANRIISVYRTEVDVCNRLWFIDTGNLEIPNDKRQIQRPSIWIIDLRTNKRIHRFEVPESVVLSGAGLASITVDVDSSACDAAFAYIPDLVHNALRVYSLEENRMWTFNHNSFHFDPTQNQLNIGGHNFSWNDGIFSITLSNPKRDGFRIAHFHPMASTHEFSVSTRILQNESLAARSDHGEDFKLLGTRGPQKHSTMHEYDPKTGIIFYAEIMKNGVGCWNTMAKGFSASNHGQVATDPDRMIYPSDLTIDKDGTIWVMTNSMPIFIYSQLDTNAVNFRVWKRKVKDAVENTVCEPETHRRRTSSYH from the exons GCCCAAATCATCAACATAATCATCAACATCACCATATGCATAATCATCATAACCATGGTAAACCTAGAGCTCGACCACCAACTTCTGCTGCAAGACCCCAGTCATATATTCCATATAATAATATCCCAATGGGTGTTAGTCATCACGATGGCAGACTTATCATTGCCGTTCCAAGACGTCGCCTTGGAATTCCATCAACACTTAACTACATCGATTTGAAGACTGTCGGCTCAAACCGAAGCCCAAAACTGAGGGCATATCCAGACTTTGCAACAAATCAATTTAGG ATGACACCAAATAGCAATCAAATTATATCCGTTTATAGGACTGAAATTGATGTCTGCAATCGATTGTGGTTCATTGATACTGGAAATTTAGAATTACCAA acaataATACCCAAATCCAACGTCCTTCAATTTGGGTAATTGACTTAAAGACAAACAAGAAGGTAGCTCGATTTGAAATTCCAGAGTCAATTGTTTTATCTGGTACTGGTTTTCCAAGTATAACAGTTGATGTGGAGAGAACAGCTTGTGATAAGGCATTTGCATATATCCCAGATATTTATAGTTATGGACTTTATGTCTACAG cttGGAACAAAATCATATGTGGTCATTTAGTCATCATTTCCTTCATTTTGATCCAACTCAAGGCCATTTCAATGTTGGTGGACAAGATTTTGAATGGACTGATGGTATATTCTCTATTGCACTTGGTAATAAAAATCCAGATGGTTTTAGGACTGCTTATTTCCATCCATTGGCAAG ttccaCAGAGTTCACAGTGTCAACAGAAGTTTTAAGAAATGAAAGTAATGCAGCTCGTTCAAGTCATGGACAAGATTTTAAA ATTCTTGGATCGAGAGGTCTTGCGAAGCAAACAACAACACATGAATTTGATCCTGAAACTGGTATTATATTTTATGCTGAAGTAATGACAAACGGTGTAGGCTGTTGGAATACAAAGACAACAGATTTCTCTGCTAATAATCATGGAATAGTTGCACAGGATCCAGAGACAATGATTTATCCAAGTGATGTAACg ATTGATCAAGAAGGAACTCTTTGGGTAATGACAAATTCAATGCCAATCTGGATTTATTCTACAATGGATCCAAATATTGtcaattttagaatttggaaGCAAAATGTTAAAGATGCTGCTGCCAATACAGTTTGTGAGGTTCAAAAGTCAAATATTTTTCACTACGCATACGCA tttgttttaaaagaaatgttgaaattcgTATTTGTGTTAATCCTAGCCACAGTCTGCCTTAAAATCGATGTTCATTGCATTGGACTAACCGAAGTGTTCGAATGGaagcaaatagaatatgaacaTTTGGGAAATTTTGACA CTCAACCCGACTCATACATTCCATATAATAATGTCCCAATGGGCGTTAATCATTTCAATGGGAAACTCTTCATAACCGTTCCCAGACGTCGCCTTGGAATCCCATCAACACTAAACTATATTGATTTGAAGACGATCGGTCTAAATCGAAGTCCAAAATTGCGACCATATCCAGATATGGAAACTAATCAGTTAACG GATACTCCTGACGCAAATCGAATCATTTCTGTTTATAGAACGGAAGTTGACGTCTGCAATCGATTGTGGTTCATTGATACCGGAAATCTTGAAATAccaa atgacaAAAGACAGATTCAACGTCCTTCTATTTGGATAATCGACTTGAGAACGAATAAGAGGATACATCGATTCGAAGTTCCAGAATCGGTTGTTCTCTCTGGAGCAGGTTTAGCGAGTATAACTGTAGATGTGGATAGCTCAGCTTGTGATGCAGCATTTGCATACATTCCAGATTTGGTTCACAATGCACTTCGTGTCTACAG CTTGGAAGAAAACCGTATGTGGACATTCAATCATAATTCCTTTCATTTCGATCCCACTCAAAACCAACTCAATATTGGTGGCCATAACTTTTCATGGAATGATGGCATATTTTCGATTACACTAAGCAATCCAAAGAGAGATGGCTTCAGAATTGCGCATTTTCATCCTATGGCAAG CACCCACGAGTTTTCAGTCTCAACGAGAATTTTGCAGAATGAGAGTCTA GCTGCTCGTTCCGATCATGGAGAAGATTTCAAa TTACTTGGAACAAGAGGTCCACAAAAACATTCAACAATGCATGAATATGATCCTAAAACTGGCATAATATTTTATGCCGAAATAATGAAGAATGGTGTAGGTTGCTGGAATACAATGGCAAAAGGATTCTCTGCTAGTAATCATGGACAAGTTGCAACAGATCCAGATCGAATGATTTATCCAAGCGATTTAACA atTGACAAGGATGGAACTATTTGGGTGATGACAAATTCGATGCCGATTTTTATTTACTCCCAATTGGATACGAATGCTGTTAATTTTAGAGTTTGGAAACGAAAAGTTAAAGATGCTGTAGAAAACACAGTTTGTGAACCTGAAACTCATCGTCGACGAACATCCTCTTACcattga
- the LOC129914920 gene encoding sialin codes for MVVQPVAGRLADKFGGKFFLMTGFLGQAVMFTLIPVMARTHFWLAVTTRSLQGFFAGFAVPSIYQLYTVWAHPTERAALMSFAYGGYAAGSLLVFPITSLLCQTGWMMVFYVIGGFSLVLGIICNVLIHSSLDKHPWISAKEIDYLRGGRDHSKMVPAIPWKKMFTSCPILAFIVTHICHSYGLIVLNLCLPRYLRDTMHFSLKENGYYSSVLYIGSITSRVIVMLMLSRLYNKSKLSQTVFRRIVYCGGNLVTAFVFLAITFLTCEERMVIVFLIFVVGASIDVSFTGAYWVSCIDMAPAFAGLLTGVSNSAATLSGILAPLAISGIVTEGNKGEWNYLYYSMAASYVLSMLVYGNFGSSERQKWGDFISKPTKIDGETQAVKTKY; via the exons ATGGTCGTACAACCGGTAGCCGGTCGTTTGGCTGATAAGTTTGGTGGAAAGTTTTTTCTTATGACTGGATTTTTAGGACAAGCTGTAATGTTTACGCTGATACCAGTTATGGCAAGGACCCATTTCTGGTTAGCGGTTACAACAAGGAGTTTACAAGGATTTTTTGCc gGTTTCGCTGTTCCATCCATTTATCAACTCTATACAGTGTGGGCTCATCCCACTGAGAGAGCAGCCTTAATGTCATTTGCCTATGGTGGATATGCAGCCGGTTCTTTATTAGTTTTCCCTATTACCAGTTTACTGTGTCAAACCGGATGGATGATGGTGTTTTATGTCATAG GTGGATTTTCACTTGTCTTAGGCATAATTTGCAATGTTCTCATCCATAGCAGTCTCGATAAGCATCCATGGATTTCTGCTAAAGAAATTGACTATCTAAGAGGTGGTCGTGATCATAGTAAAATG GTTCCAGCTATTCcatggaaaaaaatgtttacatctTGTCCAATTCTCGCTTTCATTGTGACACACATTTGTCATAGTTATGGACTTATAGTTCTGAATTTATGTCTTCCACGTTATCTAAGAGACACTATGCATTTCAGCTTGAAGGAG AATGGATACTATTCATCGGTTTTATATATTGGCTCAATAACATCCAGAGTAATAGTCATGCTGATGTTAAGTAGACTTTACAATAAGTCCAAGTTAAGTCAGACAGTTTTCCGAAGAATAGTGTACTGCggag GAAATCTTGTAACAGCTTTTGTATTTCTTGCAATAACATTCCTTACCTGCGAAGAACGAATGGTGATAGTATTTTTGATCTTTGTTGTGGGAGCTTCAATAGACGTTTCGTTTACTGGAGCATATTGGGTTAGTTGTATCGATATGGCTCCAGCTTTTGCTGGACTATTGACTGGTGTATCGAATTCAGCAGCAACTTTGAGTGGAATTTTAGCTCCACTTGCTATATCGGGGATTGTAACAGAG ggCAATAAAGGTGAATGGAATTATTTGTATTATTCAATGGCAGCTTCCTATGTTTTAAGTATGCTGGTGTATGGAAATTTCGGAAGTTCGGAAAGACAGAAATGGGGTGATTTTATAAGTAAACCAACGAAAATTGATGGGGAAACTCAAGCTGTGAAGACTAAAtactaa